The nucleotide window TGCCGGATTGAATGCAATATTGAGTTGCTCAAGATTGATTTCCTGCAACTGCAGGCCGACCGGAAAGGCGGGAAGCGCGTACCCGTTGGACGCGGGCAGGGAGCTAAACAAGTCTCCGATGCCATTAGTGTTTTGCAGTGACCCGTCCAGGTGCGCCACCCAGTCGCTGCTGCCCGCAGGAACGTCGAGCGACACATTGAGGTACGCTTTGGCCGGCGTGCCGCTTCCGCCGCCGATGGCGAACTTAGCAAACAGGTAGGTCGCGACCGTATACCGGCTTGTGGCTTTATTTAGCGTGAAGTTGGCGCCGGCGCCCGTGACGGTAAAGCCGTCGACAATCGTCCAGGGCTGGTCGGCAGGCCGGCCGATCATGATCTTGGCGTAGCTGACCGTGCCGCCGCCCTCGAGCGAGAAGGTGAGCAGCAACTGGTCGAGGCGGAAGCTCGTTGCCTGCTGGAAGCCAGGCGGAAGCGTGGCAAACAGATTGTTGCCGAACACGAGCTGCGATAAGTCGGCGATGCCGTCGGCCAGCGTGGCGGTCGACGACAGGTTCAGGCGCCATTGCCCGGCGGGCGCGCTGGCGCTTACGGGCACAGCCACCGATACCGTCAGGTTGGTTTGTTTACCCAGCAGGAAAGTGCCCGTCAGCCAGAACGAGGTGTCGTATCCCCCTGACAGCGGATTCAACGTGCGCTGAAGGCCGAAGCCAATGTTTGTAACTCTAAGCGAAATCGCAGGCACCAGCGTCCACTCGTTGGCCGAGGAGGCCGCCGCCCATTGCTGGTATCCCAGTTCCGACGCAATGGACATGGTCACCGCCTGAAACGGCAGCTTCGGAAGGATGGATGGATCGAAAAAGCCGGCCGGGATGATGTTCCAACTAGCCAGCGTCGCAAAGCCTAGGTTGGTAAACGCTGCGCTGTAATTGCTTTGCAGCGTGTCCGCATCGGTCTGCAGCAGGGCAATTCGCACCGGTTGCGGCAGGCTGTAGAGCGTCTGCGTGCCGGTGACGGTCAGCGTGCTGCCGCTGACGGTGATTTGGGTCGACGGATCGGTCAGGCCCGACAGCGCAATCTTCTGCCCATCAAAATAGCTAAGTACAAAGGCAAAGCTGTCTTGCTTGATGATGGTATTGTCCAGCGTCAGCTTCCCCCTTTAACGGCTCCCCGGAGGTCTGTAGCAAGTTGTTGAAGGTTCATGGAGCAGGATTAGGAATGGCAGAGGCCGGAGGGAATGTTACTTCTTGTGGCAGAAAAAAGTGCTCGAGACCGTAGAAATGGTATAGTTGTTTTCCACAGCCTGCACCGTGAATGCACTCGCGGTGGAGTAGGGCACGACACCTTCGCCGAGATAAGCAGTCACGATGTAGCCCGCTTTCTCTTGGGACGTACCCAAGCTTCCGTAGCTAAAAGCGGTCCGGTTCCGGGTGCCAAAAAGCGTTGTCGCACGCGTCAAGGATTCTCCTTGAGCAAAATCATATAGGTTGGTAAAAAAGAAACCCTGGGCCGATTGGTTTGGGGCCGTCAGGTCAGCGGGAAGTGTAATGGGTTGCGTTGCATTCAGCCGGTTGATAAAGCCAACAGAAGGCAGGTGCCAGCCGGAATTGTCGCCTGCTGACGTGACGCACACGGCCGGACGCATGGTGCTGAGGAACGTGGAGTTGTTGCTGTGGTCGCTGCCGTGGTGGTTGGCTTTAAAACCGCACATGTGGCCGTCGTATGCCGCGGCTGGTTTGAAATAGGATTTGGCGCCCTTGTAGAGGTATTGAAAGCCGGCCGCCAGGGTGGTTTCCTGGTCGATGTAGCTGCCGGCGGTAGAGCCGCCCATGTCGCCGCCGAAGAAGTACCGGAATTCGCCGCATTCCAAGACAAAGCCGAGCGACGGGTCGTTCTTGCTGGCGCCGCGGTTCCAGTTGTCGGTCACCTTGCCGTTGTCCTGCGTAAAGCCCCAGGCGGCCACACACCGAAAGTTGATAGGAACCTTCTTCGTGCCTTCTTCGAAGGAGCCCAGCGGCATCATGACCCCAACCATCTCGCTAACCTTGTCTGTCGGTTTGTTGATGGGCTGAAAGCGTTTCAGTCCAAACATGTCGGCAGCCTTTCCGATAGCCGTCACATAATCGTCCATCGTTCCGTCGAAAATACCTTCGGTGGCCCAGGGATTGGTCGTGTCGCGGGGCTGGACGTTAGCCAAGTTTGGTGCGCTCACGTAAGGCCGCATGCTATAGCCGCCCAGGTCGGTGTATTGGCTCGACCGGATGTCGCCGGTACCTAGACCCAGCAGGCCTTTGTAATGGTCGTTGTGATAGTGGGTGAGAATGGTATAATCGAACTGTGTGTTGCTAAACCGGGCTTTCATGTACGGCAGCAATAATTCCGAATAGTTGGTTTGGCCGCCGTCGATGAGCACCTTCGCTTCGGAACCGTCTTTGTACAGAACTCGGATAACGCTTGCATCGCCGTTGTTAATATTGATATGGTGGATTTCCAGCCGGACCGCCGGGCTCCCAGTTAGTACCTGGACGGGAGAGGCTGCCTGCGGCAAGGAGTCGTTGCTGGGGGCTTGTGCATTTCGGCACCCCCGAGGGCAGTCAGGGCCAACAGCAACCACACCCCGACGTGCCTACGGAACAGCAAGACCGGGTTTGTTAAGAAGTGTCCATGTATTTTCATGATGCTATTTCTTTTTAGCCTTAGCTATTCTGGCCGCTTTCTTTGCCGCTTTTTGGTAGGCCGCGTACCAGCCCATACTGCCGAGCTGCGCTTGGTTGTTGGGGTCGCCGAAGAGGTAGAAATCAATGGTGCCGCCAGCAGGAAATTTCTTGCTGAGAAACTTCAGCGCGACTTTGTTCAGCATCAGCAGGTATGCCGTTGCGGTTTCGCCCGGCTCCGGACTGGCCAGGAGCAACTTCACCGACGCGATGTCCAGGCCCAGCACGCCTTGCAGCGACAGCAGCTTGCTTTGTGAACTCATGCCCGGCAGCTTCAGCCCGGTGTAAATCGCCCCGTCGCTGACCGACCAGGCCAGCAGCAGGCTCGACTTGAATCCGGCGCTGGAAGCTAGTGCCCCGGGTGTGCCCAGGTTGAGGTCATACACAAGGCCGTACCAGTCACCAGTCGGGTCCCCGGCGTTGGTCAGCGTCGGCGTCTGCACCTTGATAAAGTCCAGCTTCGCCGGCAGCTGGTCCGCGTTGCCGCTGACCAGCCCGGTGAGCTTTACCGGGAAATGGTTGAACAGGCTCGCGCGGCGCGTCCGGCTGGCCGATACGTCGAACGTGATGCCGCCGGCGTCAAAGGCGAAGGTCTTGACGGCGGGGGTGTCCAGGCTAAACGACATGCGGACCAGCAGCTGGGAATAAGCCAGCCCCTGGGTTGAAACCGGCTCCCCGTCCGATCCGAACGAGAGCAGGTCCATGTTCTGCAGGGCCGCAAAGTTGAGGTAGCCCCACAGCGCGAATTGCGCGTAGACCATCCGGTCGGCTTGCTGTGTCGCCGACGGCAGCAAGGTGCTGAAACTGGAGCGCACAACTTCTACCGTCTTGAACGCCGGATTAGCCAGCGGAATCATGTCGCGGCCGGAACCGGTAAAGCTGTACGAGGGCAGACCGTTGTGGTCCTCGTAGCTGCCCGAAAGAATAAGGATGTTGTCGCGGCCGGCCGTTTCCGTGACTTCACTGCCAAACAACTGGTAAATGCTGAGCTGGACAAAGCTTTTGAAGCTTTTGATCTTTGAGTTTTCAAAGAGCACCTTCAACATCAGGGTCTTGAAATTGAAGGCGCTGCGCGGGTCAAAATCGAGCGTCTGCTTGTACGCCGGTATGTTGCCCGCATAGGGGGCGAAAGCCGGGTCCACATAGTAGATGAGGCCGAACATCGAGCTTTTGTCCTCCATGGAGATGGAGACCTGGCCCGTGGCAGGGTCTTTTCGGGTCAGAATGTGGTTGGCATTGATGCCAAAGTGGTGCGCGTTGAATTGCGACAGGTCGATACCGGCCAGCAGGCCCTGCAGCTCGCTCGGGAAGTTTTTAATGCCAATGTCCGTCTTGAGGGCTAGGATGCCGTTCCAGTCCGAATTGGTGACGATGTCGGCGAAGTGCATAAAATCCGGGTCGCCGGCCTCATGCCCCTTCTTGATGCCGTCCTTGACGTAGGCATCGAGCCACGAGGCCAACTCGGCCAGGCTGCTCTGAGCGGTATCATTTACGTCGGTCGCGTTGGTCCACTGCGCGGGGTTTGCTACACGTTCGGCAAGGGAGCCGGCGCAGAATTTAAAAATGAGCACGTTGTTGAACTGACCGTTCGTGGTGCTCTTGGGGACGTTGATTCTGAAGGGCCAGCCCTCCAGCGTAATCTCGCTTTGAAAATCCCCGAGAATCTTGTCCAGCCCGATGACCAGAAACTGTTGATTGGTCTGGAACGCGCTCTGCAGCTTCGCGTTCAGGTTGT belongs to Hymenobacter cellulosilyticus and includes:
- a CDS encoding MBL fold metallo-hydrolase, which translates into the protein MPQAASPVQVLTGSPAVRLEIHHININNGDASVIRVLYKDGSEAKVLIDGGQTNYSELLLPYMKARFSNTQFDYTILTHYHNDHYKGLLGLGTGDIRSSQYTDLGGYSMRPYVSAPNLANVQPRDTTNPWATEGIFDGTMDDYVTAIGKAADMFGLKRFQPINKPTDKVSEMVGVMMPLGSFEEGTKKVPINFRCVAAWGFTQDNGKVTDNWNRGASKNDPSLGFVLECGEFRYFFGGDMGGSTAGSYIDQETTLAAGFQYLYKGAKSYFKPAAAYDGHMCGFKANHHGSDHSNNSTFLSTMRPAVCVTSAGDNSGWHLPSVGFINRLNATQPITLPADLTAPNQSAQGFFFTNLYDFAQGESLTRATTLFGTRNRTAFSYGSLGTSQEKAGYIVTAYLGEGVVPYSTASAFTVQAVENNYTISTVSSTFFCHKK